The following are encoded in a window of Helicoverpa armigera isolate CAAS_96S chromosome 24, ASM3070526v1, whole genome shotgun sequence genomic DNA:
- the LOC110381015 gene encoding uncharacterized protein LOC110381015, whose translation MKLLVVLVASLAVVAFASEEKGAPKQAAASEDKKQEKRGIYDIGHYGGGGGGGDEGGYGGHGFGGGESISFGHGGGESFGHGGGESFGHGGGESYGHGGGDFGGSSGGWKPISSEEHGHHQHHEHVKTIEVIKKVPVPYTVEKHVPYTVEKKVPYEVKVHVPQPYTVEKKVPVTVKEYVKYPVYVPEPYTVEKKVPYEVKVPVDKPYEVKVKVPTPYTVEKKVPYEVKVPVPQPYTVEKKYPVPVKYEVKVPQPYEVIKKVPYEVKVPVDKPYNVYVPKPYPVPVEKPYPVTVHKPVPYEVKVPVDKPYKVEVEKPYPVHIKVPVPKPYDVYKKVPYTVEKKVPYEVKVPIDKPYPVYKDVPFPLVKEVPYPVKVHVPYYIKKEEEHHDHHQQQQHGWH comes from the exons ATGAAGTTATTG GTTGTATTGGTCGCATCGCTGGCCGTGGTGGCCTTTGCCAGCGAGGAGAAAGGCGCACCGAAACAGGCGGCAGCATCCGAAGACAAGAAACAGGAGAAGAGAGGCATCTATGACATCGGACATTacggaggcggcggcggcggtggcgatGAGGGCGGCTACGGAGGACACGGCTTCGGTGGCGGAGAGAGCATAAGCTTCGGACACGGCGGTGGCGAGAGCTTCGGACACGGTGGCGGAGAGAGCTTCGGACATGGTGGTGGTGAAAGCTACGGTCATGGAGGCGGTGACTTCGGTGGCTCCAGCGGTGGATGGAAACCCATCTCCTCTGAGGAACACGGACACCACCAACACCACGAGCACGTTAAGACCATCGAAGTCATTAAGAAGGTCCCCGTCCCATACACTGTTGAGAAACACGTTCCCTACACCGTAGAGAAGAAAGTACCTTACGAAGTCAAGGTTCACGTGCCCCAGCCCTACACCGTTGAAAAGAAAGTCCCCGTCACCGTTAAGGAGTACGTCAAATACCCCGTGTACGTGCCCGAACCCTACACCGTTGAGAAGAAGGTTCCTTATGAAGTCAAGGTCCCCGTCGACaaaccttacgaagtgaaagtTAAAGTACCCACTCCTTACACCGTTGAAAAGAAGGTGCCTTATGAAGTCAAGGTCCCCGTTCCTCAGCCCTACACCGTCGAGAAGAAGTACCCCGTCCCCGTGAAATACGAAGTCAAAGTACCCCAGCCTTACGAAGTCATCAAGAAGGTGCCTTATGAAGTGAAAGTCCCCGTGGACAAGCCTTACAACGTCTACGTGCCCAAACCTTACCCAGTACCTGTTGAGAAGCCCTACCCTGTCACTGTTCACAAGCCGGTGCCCTATGAAGTCAAGGTCCCCGTTGACAAGCCCTACAAGGTGGAGGTTGAGAAGCCCTACCCCGTGCACATCAAGGTCCCAGTGCCCAAGCCTTATGACGTGTACAAGAAGGTCCCCTACACCGTTGAGAAGAAGGTTCCTTATGAAGTGAAAGTGCCCATTGACAAGCCCTACCCCGTCTACAAGGACGTGCCATTCCCACTGGTGAAGGAGGTGCCTTACCCAGTGAAGGTGCACGTACCGTACTACATCAAGAAGGAGGAGGAACACCACGACCATCACCAACAGCAGCAGCACGGCTGGCACTGA